The region ttgatgagtgtgtacaatcatgcattCGTCTTTCCGCGGTCAAcgatagaacctgaaaacataaacaactgggtaagcacacAGTTTAGTGAATTTTCCCTAAAATACTCGATACAACAAACGTATTATCATGCATAACGAGCCCACACTCATCAGATTGGAATACCATGTCCCAATCAATTATCagactggaatgccaacatgcaacaggtccaatcagtcatcagactggaatacccagGGTTTATCAGTATGCCGCCTTAACCTAACCGCTCTTCTCGAGCCTCCGTGCCTACACCTTACAGCCGGCCCACACTAGGTATATTGGCCCTACAACATATAGTAGGTCCACCTCAACCTATCCCACCACCATATAACTAtcccacgtaagatgtcgtgagaaaaacctaaataaatcatttataagtattaaatgaataccaaaacaaaaatgacttattttgtaacaaaaaaatatattaaggactaaatgtgtacaaaaatattaagaactaaatgtgcacaaagtgagaaatatattaccctattaagtcatttttatcgGCTAACCTAGAGTAGCCGGTCATAAAGACTAAATatatacagtttaacaagttaaaAAGGTAAATATAGACGAAAATAAAAGTCAGTAACTAAATGTGTACACATCAAAAAACATATTaatcttttaagtcattatccctgtGAAAAAGTGACAAAGATGACATGCTAATCTATAAATAAACTTTTAACCTTTTGAACCCAAAATAATATATTACTTAATTAAAATCAGGCTTAAATAATGCCGGTTTTTGtaattaactaattatcatacgaagttttatttttttcctttttgtcTATATTCTTGTTTCTAGAGAAATACAGTGGCATGACTATTCATTTCAATCTGTTGACTTTGAATTTCATCCCATCCTTCCTTCATTAAAATCTCAGCCTACTTTAACTGTTTGATCTATAATCTCTCCTTTTTCATCTCCAGATTCTGTTCTCGTTTCTGGATTTGTGTTTTATCAATCCATTATTTCAAAGTCTGATCAACTTACGGTGATTTCTCAAATTTCCGATTATACTGGATAAAAATGGTGAACTCCATGGTGGGAAGAGCCACAAGCGACATGCTTATAGGTCCTGATTGGGCCATGAATATTGAGATCTGTGATATCTGCAACCATGATCCTGTGTACGCCTTTCCCCCCCTTTTAACCGTTCCTTTTCAATTTCTAGTTTATTTGATTACACAAAATGTTCTAGTTTCTTTATTCGTCGTCTCTGTTGTAGAAAACAAGTAGATAGACGCCTTTTTTGTATCAATTGGAGTAGGTTTTCGATCAGTTGACTATCTCAAGCTGCAACTTGTTTCGAGGTGGAGAATTTAGGGTTTTTCTGGTTATAATTAAATTACTTTTAACTTGTTGACTAGGATTTAAGAAATTAGGTTAACTAGACGATAAATTGAAGTGCAATCGAAGAACTTTAGGCTGATTGTTCtgattatatatatgtttattacatGATTAAGAGTACAATTTAAGAAACTATTTTACAATTGTTTCACAGGCAAGCTAAGGAGGTTGTAAAAGGCATAAAAAAGCGTCTAGGAAGCAGGAATCCAAAAGTCCAACTTCTTGCTTTAACAGTAAGCACACACAAAACAACTTTTATTCTTCTATCTTTGTTCTTCAGGGTCATGGTATTACTTTAAATAAAACTAAGATTGGGATAATATCTCTCTCCTTATATATATCGTTTATTTTGGGGCAGGGTAAACAACTAGGAAGTGTAAACTTCCACCTTTTGTGTGGCACCTCATTGGCAAAGTATATCATACTAACTGAAGAATAAGTATGCCACACAATATCAGTTTTCTTATATCTAATTTCCcactttctttttcttgtttatcaTGTTCAGCTATTGGAAACAATCGTGAAGAATTGTGGCGATTTTGTTCATATGCATGTAGCTGAAAGAGATGTTCTTAATGAGATGGTGAAAATAGTGAAAAAGAAGGTTAGATTTTGCTCAAATATTCTGTAATAACTAATAATCATCTTTTTGTTAAATTCAATTAATGTTATGTAACATAATCTTGTTTAACTGCAGCCTGACTTTCATGTTAAAGAGAAAATATTAGTTCTAATAGATACATGGCAAGAAGCTTTTGGAGGGGCAAGAGCAAGGTATCCACAATACTATGCAGCATACCATGAGTTATTGGTAAGTTTTATATTAGTggcatataaaaattatatttttatatgttttatctcAATATATTACATTTTTTTCAGCGTTTAGGGGCTGTATTTCCACAAAAATCTGAGAGAGCGACACCTGTCTTTACTCCCCCACAAACACAACCTCTATCACAATATCCACATGACACACGTAATCTTGAAAATGGAAATGAAGCAGCCGCGTCTTCCGTAGAGGCTGAGTTTCCAACCTTGAGGTATATCGTGTGTGAaaagtccaaaatacccttttctgGTTTTCATGTTAGAATTATGGTTATTTACTTGTTTCTTTATTTGGATTTTCAGCTTGACAGAAATGCAAAATGCACGTGGCATCATGGATGTCCTTTCAGAAATGCTGACTGCAATAGATCCAGGAAAGAAAGaggtaaatttctttttcgtgtGAAAAGACTAAATTGCCCTTTTCTTTCAATTGTTGTGTCTTGATTGTGTATTGGAAGCAGGGGCTTAGGCAAGAGGTGATTGTAGACTTGGTGGAACAATGTCGTACATACAAAAGAAGAGTGGTCCACTTGGTCAACTCTACTTCGTAAGACCATAATTTCACCAcaatttttccttttttttttttttttttttttttttaaatttttgtttattgattttgtgttgtgttttagGGATGAATCCCTATTATGTCAAGGATTAGCTTTAAATGATGATTTACAACGAGTTTTAAGCAAACATGAAGCACTTCTTACAGGAATTCCTCTTCCATCTGAAAAGTCAAAGCCTGAAACTAGTCAAACTAAAGCATTAGTACCTGTTGATGCTCCTCTTATTGAtgcaacagaaaccaatcaaaaagggtaattaaaaattaaaatttcctTTTATCTGTTTGTCAaatgtccaaaataccctccAATAATGATTTATCATGTGCAGATCTGTTAGTGGTGGATTAGATTTGATATCACTTGCTCCTATAACAAGTAATGGGACATCAACAACAACTCCAACTAGAGTTGACCCTAAGTTTGACCTTTTGAGTGGAGATGATTTCAACTCACCGACAGCTGGCAACAATCTAGCGATTGTACCCGTGGGTTCACCACAACCCGCTACACCTGTTTCACAGCAGAACGCTCTCGCTCttgttgatatgttttcactaaaTAACAATTCTTCTTCTCCTCAAATCCAACAACCTCAAAACATGCCACCTCAGCAACCTGGGTTTTATCAAAATGGAAATTCTGGTTATAGTCAAGGGTCAAATCCTGCATGGAATGGTCAAATTCTGACCTTGTCTGTTAAGTTGTTCTTTCTGTAATATGGAATAATTTAATAATTTCTATTGTGGTTGGTTTTATAGGTGGTGGAAGTGGAAGTGGAGGTGGACTGCCGCCACCGCCATGGGAAGCTCAGCCTGCCGACAACAACCAATCAGGCGGCGGCCCGCAATATTCTCAGCCTCAAAATTTACAATCCACCGGAAACAGCAATATCCAGGCGATGCCGCCAATGCAACAATTCTCAGGCAGCCATATGCCACCAGTGAACCACCAGCCAGTGTATAATCAATTTCCTCAACCACAATTCCAAGGAGGTGTAGTTCCACCACAGCAGCAAATGGCTTACTTGAATCCTCAACAAATGGCTCAGCAAATGGCTCAACAAATGTATATTAACCAAATGGGACAAGCCTatgtaggtggtggtggtggttatggtggtggtggtggcggttatggtggtggtggtggatatgGGTATGGGTATGGATACGGGCAGCAACAAAATGCACAGTATATTGATCAGAGAATGGCGGGGATGTCTGTGAGAGATGACAGTTATCTGAACAGCACTGTGTACACTGGGCCTTCAATGGCGAATGCATCCTATGTGCATGTGCCATCTGGCAAGCCTACAAAGGCAGAAGATAAGCTGTTTGGAGATTTGGTTGACTTTGCAAAAGTCAAACCTAAAACGACACCTGGTAGAACCGGGAGTATGTGACCTtatctatatatatgttgtttgGGTTTgataaattgtattttttttttgagaaataaTTCTTCTTTTGGGGTTTATATTTGTATGCAATTATTTTTTGAGTTTATGTATATTATGTGATGGAACTTGAAGAAGTTTTTCTTCCTGAGAAAGTctatatgtatattgttgtgcTTTGTTCGGGATTGCCAAATTATCTCTACACTTTTTGATGACATCAAAAACACCTACAATAGGTGATTGCATGTTCTTTCTAATTCC is a window of Lactuca sativa cultivar Salinas chromosome 1, Lsat_Salinas_v11, whole genome shotgun sequence DNA encoding:
- the LOC111889597 gene encoding TOM1-like protein 9 isoform X1, encoding MVNSMVGRATSDMLIGPDWAMNIEICDICNHDPVQAKEVVKGIKKRLGSRNPKVQLLALTLLETIVKNCGDFVHMHVAERDVLNEMVKIVKKKPDFHVKEKILVLIDTWQEAFGGARARYPQYYAAYHELLRLGAVFPQKSERATPVFTPPQTQPLSQYPHDTRNLENGNEAAASSVEAEFPTLSLTEMQNARGIMDVLSEMLTAIDPGKKEGLRQEVIVDLVEQCRTYKRRVVHLVNSTSDESLLCQGLALNDDLQRVLSKHEALLTGIPLPSEKSKPETSQTKALVPVDAPLIDATETNQKGSVSGGLDLISLAPITSNGTSTTTPTRVDPKFDLLSGDDFNSPTAGNNLAIVPVGSPQPATPVSQQNALALVDMFSLNNNSSSPQIQQPQNMPPQQPGFYQNGNSGYSQGSNPAWNGGGSGSGGGLPPPPWEAQPADNNQSGGGPQYSQPQNLQSTGNSNIQAMPPMQQFSGSHMPPVNHQPVYNQFPQPQFQGGVVPPQQQMAYLNPQQMAQQMAQQMYINQMGQAYVGGGGGYGGGGGGYGGGGGYGYGYGYGQQQNAQYIDQRMAGMSVRDDSYLNSTVYTGPSMANASYVHVPSGKPTKAEDKLFGDLVDFAKVKPKTTPGRTGSM
- the LOC111889597 gene encoding TOM1-like protein 9 isoform X2, with the protein product MHVAERDVLNEMVKIVKKKPDFHVKEKILVLIDTWQEAFGGARARYPQYYAAYHELLRLGAVFPQKSERATPVFTPPQTQPLSQYPHDTRNLENGNEAAASSVEAEFPTLSLTEMQNARGIMDVLSEMLTAIDPGKKEGLRQEVIVDLVEQCRTYKRRVVHLVNSTSDESLLCQGLALNDDLQRVLSKHEALLTGIPLPSEKSKPETSQTKALVPVDAPLIDATETNQKGSVSGGLDLISLAPITSNGTSTTTPTRVDPKFDLLSGDDFNSPTAGNNLAIVPVGSPQPATPVSQQNALALVDMFSLNNNSSSPQIQQPQNMPPQQPGFYQNGNSGYSQGSNPAWNGGGSGSGGGLPPPPWEAQPADNNQSGGGPQYSQPQNLQSTGNSNIQAMPPMQQFSGSHMPPVNHQPVYNQFPQPQFQGGVVPPQQQMAYLNPQQMAQQMAQQMYINQMGQAYVGGGGGYGGGGGGYGGGGGYGYGYGYGQQQNAQYIDQRMAGMSVRDDSYLNSTVYTGPSMANASYVHVPSGKPTKAEDKLFGDLVDFAKVKPKTTPGRTGSM